GGCGACACCAGCGGCCCGGCGAAGCCGGTTCCGCGGTGGAGATGTTGCTCGCCCCCAGGTTGGCTCACTTCGTGTAGCCGCCCACCCCCTACCGGGGGCGACACCAGCGGCCCGGCGAAGCCGGTTCCGCGGTCTCTCGAAAGAGCGTCGCGTCGCGCGCCGACGGGAAGTCCTGCCGTTCCGTTCACCTTTGCGCCCGAGGCTTTCACCACCGTCGGCGGGCGCGGGCAGCCCCTGGTCGCGACTTCGCCTCGTAGCCCTTGAACGACGCGGTTGGCATTGGCGTACTTCACCAAGTCCGCCACGCGGTTGTGGTTGAGCGCCTTCGCATTTTCGACATTCACCTCCACCACGTTAGGCACGGCTGCCACCAGCGCGATCGGCACGAAGTCCTCGATCGGGTCTCAATGCCCGCCCGCCACTAAAGGTGGAACCGATCCGTGGTCGGCTGTTACCCAGTCTGTGCGAATAACGAGACCGGAGAAACAAACCCCCTGCCTACCCGACTGCTCGGTCCACGGACCATTGCTTTTGTCTGCGCCTACCCAACCAAAAACAGAACTCATGAGTTTTTTTCAAGCACATCCCGATCCCCAAATCGCAAGCATCGTTTCAGAATTGACTTCGCAGTTGCGTCGTCTGAGCGAGCAACCGAACGAACTCCTTGCCGCCCTCCAGGCGAACCGGCCGCTGCCCACCGGCGATCTGCCCGAGGGCCAGAGCCCGGATGAGCTTTATCAAATCGCCGCCCGCCTCTGCGATGCAGGTGAGTTCGCGCATGCGCTTCCCATCGCGTTGCATCTCGCCGGCCGGCCGGAACGCGAGGCGCGCTACGCCTTCCTCGCCGGCAGTTGCCTGCAGCGCCTCGATCACCCGCACGTCGCTCTGGGAATGTTCGGACTGAGCACCATCAACGAAGCCGAGAGCCCCACGCCGGGGCCTCTGCTGCGTTCGGGTGAATGCCTTGCTGCCATGGGCCTGAATGATCGGGCCATCGAGGCTTTCGAAGCAGCCGTCGAGATCGCGCGATCTGATTCCGAGTATGCGCAGCTGCAAGACATTGCCCTCGAAAAGGCAGCCCTGCTTCGGAACGCTCATTAAGTACTCATTTGACATTTTCTCGATATCTACCATGCGGCCTGTCAACTCGCCTCCCAATCTGCTTCGTACCGCGTCGGATCCATCCCTCCTTAGCCCCTTGAACAATCCCAGTCTCCAACCCGCGCAACCTTCTGGGAAATGGAATGAAGGTGCGCCACCAAAGCCGTCGACAGACGATGTCGTTCGCGCGCCTAGTCACGACCAAATCGTGCCTACGCCCGTCGAGGACACTGGCAGTTCTTCCGACACTGACGCGGGTTCGTCAACAAGCCATGTCGATATCGTCATCCCGAGGTCCGTCGACAGTTCTGGGCCACCGGGACGGAATGACGACACCGTCGTCGTGGTGCCTTTCAACGCCGCCGGGATTCCTCAACAACCAAGCGCCACGACCCCGCAAACGAGCGCCGTGAGCAGAGTGCTGGAAGCGGTTCGCAGACATCCCTATAGGACCGCGACGGTCGCCTTGGGTCTTGTTGCTGCGGGCGTAGTGACCGGCGTCATCGTGACCCGGGGGGAGGGAGGTAGGCCGATCGGAAGCACCCAGACTCAAGTTGAACGCTTCACAGACCTGATCCAGAAATGGCTCTGCGACTGTGGGTTCGCGGTTGGACCGGGTGAGTGCAAAAACATGGCCGAAGAAATCGCCTACAGCGTCGGCCCGCCGTATGCCCAACCCCCTGCACCAGGCGAAATCCCAGACGGCTGGCTCTCCAAGCCGCTGTGGTCGCAATGCCCTACCGAGTCCGAGCGGGTGCAGCCTTTGGACGGCCAGGGGAAGACCGCGGTCGCTCTGAACAACGTGGGTTTTTGGGCAGAGAGCCACAAAGAGCTCTGGGCACCCGCGACCAATGGCGGACAAGCCGTGATGGTGCAATGGCTGATGCTGATCGCGGCATTGGCCATTCACACCCTCTTGCAGGGCTGACGAGCCGAACACCGTCTCGCGGGGCCCACGGCCTGGGGATGCGCAGGTCGATGGCGCTCGACCGCGATGCCCAAGGCTTGCGCGCTCCGCGGAGCCGCCAGCCTGCCATTTCAGTCGACCTTGGCGCCTGAAGCTTTCACCACCTTCGCCCACTTGGTGTGTTCGCTGTCGATCAGCTTGGCGAACTCGGCCGGCGTGTTGCCGCTCGGGATCGCACCCTGGGCGACCATCTTCTCCTTGATGGCCGCCGTGCCCAGCGACTTGGCGACCTCCTGCTGGATGCGATTCACGATCTCCGGCGGGGTGCCGGCCGGCGCCAGCAGGCCGAACCACGAGCTCGCCTCGTAGCCCTTGAGCGCGGGGCCGCCGGCTTCCTCGACCGTGGGCACGTCGGGCAGGGCCGGCGAGCGCTGCGCGCTGGTCACGGCCAGCGCCTTGAGCTTGCCGCCCTTGATCTGCTGCATCGACGAAGGCAGGTTGTCGAACATCACGTCGGCATTGCCGCCCACCAGGTCCAGCAGCGCCGGGCCCGACCCGCGGTACGGGATGTGCGTCATGAAGCTGCCGGTCATCGTCTTGAAGAGCTCGCCTGCCAGGTGGATCGAGGTGCCGCTGCCGCTGGAAGCCATGTTGAGCTTGCCCGGGTTGGCCTTGGCGTACTTCACGAAGTCTGCCACGCTGTTGATGTTGAGCGCCTTCGCCTTGTCGACGTTCATTTCCATCACGTTCGGCACCGCCGCCACCAGCGTGATCGGCGCGAAATCCTTGATCGGGTCATAGGGCAGCTTGGGGTAGAGCGCGCGGTTGATACCGTGGGTGCCCACCGTGCCCATCAGCAGCGTGTAGCCGTCGTTGGGCGCCTTGGCGACGATGTCGGCGCCGACGTTGCCGCCGGCGCCCGCGCGGTTGTCGACGATGAACTGCTGGCCGAAGGCCTTGGACAATTCGGGCGCCACCGCGCGCGCCAGGATGTCGGTGGTGCCGCCGGGCGCAAAGGGCACGACGATGCGCACCGGCTTGGTCGGCCAGGCGCCTTGGGCGGCGGCGGGACCTGCGGCGAGTACCGCTGCGGCCGCGAGGGCCAGTGCGGCGCGGCGGGAAATGAATGCAGAGCTCATGCGGAATTCCTGTTGGTACATGGCGCCGTGTTGTACAGGGCGCTGGCCACATCCGCCGCAGGGAATTACCCCGTGTTCGCTGGAGCATCTTCGCCTGCGGCGACGGCGCTATTCGCTTTCGGAGCGGTTATGCGGCTCATCCCGGCGCCGGGGACGCCCCATGCATGCGCTGCGCAAAGCGCCCCGCCCGGAACTGTTCCACCACGAAGTCGACGAACACGCGGGTCTTCGCCGGGAGCAGCTTCTTGCTCGAGTAGTACAGCGACAACGGGCCGGCGTCGTCATACCAGCCCGGCAGCAGGCGCAGCAGCGCGCCGCTTTGCAACCCAGGCAGCGCAAAGGGCATCGGCACCAGCGCGACGCCCAGCCCCTGCATCGCGGCGCGGCATATCGCCTCGGGGTCGCTGAAGATCAGGCGGGGCCGGGTGTTCACCGCCACTTCGTCGCCGGCGGTGTTGCGCAGCGTCCATGGGCGAATGCGCCCGGTGGGCGAGGAACGGCGCACGATGCTGTCGAGGGCGGCCAGCTCTGCCGGGTGCGACGGCATCGCCTTGCCGGCCAGATAGTGCGGCGCGGCGACGGCGACTACATGGATGCGCGCCAGCTCGCGCGCCACCAGCCCCGGCGTGAGCTCGATGCCGCCGCCGATCGCCGCGTCGAAGCCCTCGCCGATCAGGTCCACCTGCCGGTTGTCGAAGTGCCAGTCGGGCAGCACGGCCGGATAACGCGCCAGGAACTCGCCGAGCAGCGGTACCACGTATTCGCGTCCGAAGGCCTGCCCCATGCTGACCTTGAGGGTGCCGGCGGGCTGCCGGTCGGCTTCGGCTGCGCCGGCCACGGCGTCGGCCAGCGTCCCGAGCGCACCGGCGACCTGGTGCAGCAGCCGCTCGCCGCCCTCGGTCAGAGTCAGCTTGCGGGTGCTGCGCTGGAACAGGCGCAGGCCCAGGCTGGTTTCGAGCCGCGCCACGTTCTTGCTCACCGCCGCGGGCGTCAGGCCCAGTTGCCGCGCGGCCGCAGAGAAACTGCCGGTCTCGGCGCTGCGGACGAAGGACTCGAGATGGCTCAAGGGTTGCACGCGCGGATTTTCAACCCAAAGTTGAAATTGATAGGGCTTGTGGGGAGCTACCGAAGGTGCAATCGAAGCTGGACACTTCAGTCATCGCAACTCACTTCCAAAGCTTCACCATGTCCCAAGCTACCTCCCCCAAGCCCATCCTGGGCGGCAAGGCCGCCTTCGTCACCGGCGGCTCGCGCGGCATCGGCGCCGCGATCGTGCGGCGTCTCGCCCAGGACGGCGCCGCCGTCGCCTTCAGCTACGCCAGCAACGATGCCGCGGCCAGGGACCTGGCCGCAAGCATCGAAGCCGCAGGCGGGCGCGCGATTCCGTTGCGCGTCGACAGCGCCGATGCGGATGCGCTGCGCTCGGCCATTGACCAGGCCGCACATGCGTTCGGCCGGCTCGACATCCTGGTCAACAACGCAGGCGTTCTCAAACTCGGTGCCGTCGACCAGGTCTCACTGGAAGATTTCGACCTCACCTTGAAGGTCAATGTGCGCGCCGTCTTCGTCGCCATCCAGGCGGCGCTGCGCCACATGGGCGAAGGGGGCCGCATCATCAATATCGGCAGCACCAACGCCGAGCGCATGCCCTTTGCCGGCGGTGGTGTCTATGCCATGAGCAAATCCGCACTCACGGGACTCGTGCAAGGTTTCGCGCGCGACCTCGGGCCACGCGGCATCACGATCAACAACGTGCAGCCCGGTCCCGTCGACACCGACATGAACCCGGCCGACGGCCCGATGGCTTCCACCATGCACAGCTTCATGGCCCTTTCGAGACACGGCCGCGGCGACGAGATCGCGGGCATGGTGGCTTACCTTGCAGGGCCCGAGGCCGGCTTTGTCACCGGCGCCAGCCTCAACATCGACGGCGGCTTCGCGGCTTAGGTGGGCCCTCGCGGGCATGCGGTGCGCGACTGCTCGCTTCCCGCTTGCGTCACCGACGCGATCAGCTTGTCCAGCGTCGCCCCCAGCCGCCCCAGTTCCTGCGCATCGGCCAGCGCGAACAGCTCCGCCTCGCGCGCCCGGGCCTCCACACTGACGATGGCGTGGAGCGCCTTGCCTTCGCTGCTCAAGTAGAGCCGGCTGCGGCGCTGGTCCGTCGGGTCCTCGTGGCGGTGCAGGCGCTTGTGGCGCTTCAGGCCCGCGAGCGCGCGGCTCACTGCCATCTTGTCCAGCCCCGTCGCTTCCGCCAGCTGGGTCGCTGTGAGCCCGGGCTGCCGGCCCAGCACGGCCATCGTGCGCCACTCGTTGAGCGTGAGCTGATGGCGCCGCCCCACGCGCTGCTGAAAAGGCCGCGCCGTCAGGTTCACCACGCGGACCAGCTTCAGAAAGACCGAATCCTCGAGACTGCCGGCATCGCTCATCGGCAGAGGGCTCGGGCCGTATCGGCGATGCGCCCGGCGCCCACGCGCGACTGCGCTTCCAGCACCGGCGCATAGCCCACCGGAATGCGTGGCGCGCCCAGCCGCGCGATGCGGCAGCCGGTGGCCTCGGCCGCGCTGGCCGCGATCTCGGCGCCGAAGCCGCCCGCCTGGACAGCCTCGTGCACCACCAGCAGCCGGCCGGTGCGCGCGCACGAGCCGAACACCGCCTCGCGGTCCCACGGCCACAGGGTGCGCAGGTCGATCAGCTCGACCGCGATGCCCTCGGCGGCGAGCACATCGCAGGCCGCGCTGCAGGCTTGCAGTTGGCGGCTCCAGCTGACCATCGTCAACGCGTCGCCAGCGCGCAGTCGCGCCGCCTTGCCGAGCGGCACGTCCAGCGATTCGTCCACGGCACCACGCAGTCCCCACAGGTTCTTGTGCTCGATGTAGACCACCGGATCGCCGCATTGCAGTGCCGCGCGCAGCAGCGAGTGGTTGTCCTGCGGCGTCGATGGGCACACCACGACCACGCCGGGCAGGTGCGCGAACCAGGCCTCCAGCGACTGCGAATGTTGCGCGGCCGACGCATCCCAGATACCACCCGGCATGCGCGCCACCAGCGGCACCCGGCCCTGGCCGCCGAACATGAAGCGGTTCTTGGCGGCCTGGTTCACCAACTCGTCCATGCCGCACAGCGCGAAGTCCACAACCCGCATCTCGACCACCGGCCTGAGCCCCGCGAGCGCCATGCCCACGCCGGCACCCATGATCGCGGCCTCGGAGATCGGCGTGTCGATCACCCGCTCGGCGCCGAAGCGCTGCTGCAGGCCCTTGTACTGACCGAAGATGCCGCCCCGGCCCACGTCCTCGCCGAGCACCACCACGCGGGCATCGGCCTCCATCTCGCGCTGCACGGCGAGCGCGGCGGCCTCGGCGTAGTTCAGTTCCCCCACCGTGGCCGCGGCCCCGCGCTCGGGCGCCGTATCGCTGCTCATGTCCATTGGCCGGCTCCGGTGCTTTGCACGTCGGTGAAGGCGGCCGCGGCCTCGGGCCAGGGCGCGGCGTCGGCCACGGCCAAGGCGGCCTCGACCTCTGCCTGCGCCTCGTGCTCGATGGCATCGAGCACCGCAGCCTCGGCGCCGCCGGCCAGCAGGCGCATGCGGGCGCGCTCGATCGGGTCGGTTTCGAGTGCAGCAGCCAGCTCGGCCGGATCGCGGTAGCCCGCCGGGTCGACCGAGACATGGCCTTTGACGCGGTACGTGAGGGCATGCAGCAGCCGCGGCCCGAGTCCGCTGCGCACCTCGCCCACCAGCGTTCGCGCGGCCGCGTGCACGGCGAAGACATCGTTGCCATCCACTCGCGTCGCCGCGATATCCAGCGCATCGGCGCGGGCCGAGGCGCCGTCGCCGGCCGTCATCGGCCCGCTGGCCGTGGTCGCGCTCCACTGGTTGTCCTCGCAGACGAAGAGCACCGGCAGCGCGTAGACGCGCGCCCAGTTGAGCGATTCCAGGAAGGGTCCGCGGTTGATCGCGCCGTCGCCGAAGAAGCACACGGTGATCGCGTCCTTGCGCTGCAGCTTCTGCGCGTGCGCCGCGCCCACCGCGATCGGCAGCCCGGCGGCGACCACCCCGTTGGCGCCGAGCATGCCTACCGAAAAGTCGGCGATGTGCATGGAGCCGCCCTTGCCGCCGTTGAAGCCGCTGGCCTTTCCGAAGAGCTCGCACATCATGCGCGTCAGGTCGGCGCCCTTCGCCAGCGTGTGGCCGTGGCCGCGGTGCGTGGAGGTCAGGTAGTCGGCCTTTGCGAGATGCGCGCAGACACCCGCGGCCACCGCCTCCTGCCCGGTCGACAGGTGCAGCGGGCCGCGCACCCTGGCGGCGCCCGCGGCTTCCTGGCCATAAGCGCTGACGCCGCCCTGGCTGGCCACCTCGGCAGCGTTCTCGAAGGCGCGGATGCGGCGCATCATTCGGTAGAGCGCCAGGCGCTCGGTCTCGGAGATCTCGGTGTTCATCTCGGCTCCAGCGCAGAGCACGGCTGCGCCTTGCCGGAAATCGTATCGATCGTGACCAAGCGTGCGTGAGCGGGCTAACCCGCGCGTCTACGCCGCGGCCCTACCGGCCTCGCCGTCGTGTCTTACCTGCCTGGCCCGCCACCGCCACCGCCGCCAGCACCACCACCGGGTCCGCCACCGCCACCGGGTCCACCGCCACCACCGGGTCCACCGCCGCCGGGTCCGCCGCCACCCGGTCCGCCACCGCCGCCGGGGCCGCCACCGCCGCCACCCGGGCCGCCACCCCCGCCGGGTCCGCCGCCGCCGCCGGGGCCGCCACCGCCGCCGGGTCCGCCACCGCCGCCGGGGCCGCCACCGCCGCCACCCGGGCCGCCACCCCCGCCGGGTCCGCCGCCGCCGGGGCCGCCACCGCCGGCACCACCACCGGCGCCACCGCCGGCACCACCACCAGCGCCACCGCCGGCACCACCACCAGCGCCGCCACCGGCACCACCACCGGCACCACCACCAGCACCACCACCAGCACCACCACCAGCACCACCACCAGCACCACCACCAGCACCACCACCAGCACCACCACCAGCACCACCACCAGCACCACCACCAGCACCACCACCAGCACCACCACCGGCACCGGCACCTGCGCCGCCACCGCCAGCGCCGCCGCCACCAGCACCAGCACCAGCACCAGCACCAGCACCAGCACCAGCACCAGCACCAGCACCAGCACCAGCACCGCCGCTTCCGCCTGCGCTACCGTCGCCACCCGCGGAACCGCCGCTGCCACCCGCGGCGAAGGTCCAACGGTCGTTGGCACCGATGCTCGGCCCCTTGGAGTTCCCGCCGCCTGCAGTGCTTGGAGTCCTCTGAGATGACTGCACCACCGCCCCCGATGGCCTGGCATTCATGCAGACGGCTTCGCCGAACGGGTTGTAGCGGTCGCAGTAGCTCGGAGGCGTCGAAGGCCGGGGCAGGGCGGCCTGGGGCTGCGGGCCAGCGACTGGTCGCGTCCGTGCGTCCGCAACGCCCGCTCGCGGCGGAGAGATCGTCGGCGGGGCCGACGCGGATGTCGTGCCGCCGCTCGTGTCGCCTTGGGCCTTGGGCTCGGTGACCCTGGCCGGCTCGGCGAGCTTTGCGGGCTCGGCGGCTCGTGCGGGCTCCGCAAGATTCGTACGCTCGGCAGCCCTTGTAGGCGCGACTTCCCTGCGAAATTCGTTCGCCCTCGCGGTTGCGGGAGCCCTGGCCGTTTCGACAGACGAAGACCTCGGCAGCGGCAACGGCGCCGGCAACGGCGTCGTTGCCGTTGCCGCTTCGGGCTGCGCCGTTGCAGGATCGTCGGGCGATGCCGCCACCGCCGTGTCGACCGGCGGTGGCACCGCAGCCGTCTCGACGGCCGGAGAAGGCGCGGCATCTTCCTGTGCACGAGGCGCAGCGGGCGCTGCCGGCTCGGCAACGCGCGTCTCCGGCACCTGCGGTCGATCGGGTTCGCCGCGGGGTTCGGTCGTCGGCGCTGCGGGCTGCACAGGCGGCAACGCTGCCGTCGGGCTCTCCTGCGAGGCCGCCGGCCGTGACACGTTGGAAACTTCAGGGGAGGGCGGCGGCGGGGCTTGCATCGCCGAGCGGCCGAGGTACCAGAGCACGAAGGCGCCATGCGACACCGCGAGCACGAGCAGCAACCAGACGATCGACGAATCGACGCCCGGCGGCACCGGGATGCCCAGCACACGCCGAGCTTTCGCGCCCCCGCGGCGGGCGCGCACCGGAGGCCAGTCATCGAGGGCCGCCACCGGTGCCGGATGCGCAGGGCGGCCGCCCGGCGGCGCCGTCACGGCGGCTTCGCCGACGCCTTGCGGCAATAGCTTATGAGCGCAACGCCGGCAGTACTGGGCGGTGTCCCGGTTGAGCGTTTGACAGGCGTCGCAGACGCGCGTCAGCTGATGCGGCGGGATGGCGGGCCCGGGCGGCTGCCAATCGGTCCAGTTGGGCTGCGCCGAGGTGGCCTGCGGCGACGGCGAGACCTCCTTCGGCAGCGGTTCGTTGGCGGCCGGGTCGGCCGCACGATCGAACGACAGCGAGCGGATCGACGCCTCGCTGGTGCCGGGCATCAGCTGGCTGGTTTTGACTGTTTCTCGCATGGCACGGGCCGGTGACGAGCGCTACCAGACGCTGCCGAGCGCGGTCGCGCCGGCCAGCGAATTGATGACGAGCCAGAAGGCGGCCAGGTCCCATGTCCAACCCCGCCTCGGTGTGCCGCCCCATCCGGCGGGAGGTGCCGTTGGCTCGTCGGCCGGCGTTGCGCCATAGAACGCCGGCAGCTTGTGCGAGCAGCCCTTGCAGAATCGCGCGGCGCCGAGGTTGATGGTGTTGCAGGCCTCGCAGACTTCCACAGACACCGCGCCCGTTCGAAGCATGGCCAGATCGATCAGATTTCCGAAGGCAACGTCCGAAGGAGACGACGAATTGGCAATGGCGACTGAAGTCATGGTGCTCTCCTCGGGACAGATGGATTCACGGCGACTGGCGCAGGCGGCGTGCCAGTCGCTGTTCTGCGATCGCCAGTCGTGCGAAGACCAGAAGGTCTTCGTCCGTGGGCCCAGGTCCGGACCCGTTGACGTATGTGCCGAAGGCCTCGACGATGCGCGCCTGCATGGCCTTCCTCACCCGCATCGCGGCGATCCAGGCGCCACGTGCCTTCTTCTCGCGGGGCTCCCGCCAGGTCCGCGACGACGATCTCGCGTAGCGCGCCGCCCCGATCGATCGGCTACTGCGCCACGCCGCGGCACTCTTCTTGTGTGTGACAGGCTTTGACATTTCTACCCTCTGGCAAATCGGCTATTTGGTTGATGTGAAAACTTCACATCAATAGTGCTCTTGTCTTATAGTCGTGTGCACCGTTCTGTAAGACGGTTACGCATGTCACTGTCCACTTCGTAACGGGGCGTTAGTGCCGCCATCTTCTGCACCGAGGAGCATCGTGTCTCGCAAGACGTTGCGCGCTCTGTTCGAGATCAGGCTGCGCTGGTCCGACAAAGTCATCCAGGAGGAACCTCGCCCGTACGTCGGCGGCTTGTGGGTTCCCGACACGCCGCGCAATCGGGACCGGCTCGACAAGGCGGTGGCCTTGGGCAACACACTTTATGGCGACCAAACGCACTGGATCGAAAAGCGCCAGGCCTGAACCAGGCAAT
Above is a window of Variovorax sp. RA8 DNA encoding:
- a CDS encoding Bug family tripartite tricarboxylate transporter substrate binding protein, coding for MSSAFISRRAALALAAAAVLAAGPAAAQGAWPTKPVRIVVPFAPGGTTDILARAVAPELSKAFGQQFIVDNRAGAGGNVGADIVAKAPNDGYTLLMGTVGTHGINRALYPKLPYDPIKDFAPITLVAAVPNVMEMNVDKAKALNINSVADFVKYAKANPGKLNMASSGSGTSIHLAGELFKTMTGSFMTHIPYRGSGPALLDLVGGNADVMFDNLPSSMQQIKGGKLKALAVTSAQRSPALPDVPTVEEAGGPALKGYEASSWFGLLAPAGTPPEIVNRIQQEVAKSLGTAAIKEKMVAQGAIPSGNTPAEFAKLIDSEHTKWAKVVKASGAKVD
- a CDS encoding LysR family transcriptional regulator, whose protein sequence is MQPLSHLESFVRSAETGSFSAAARQLGLTPAAVSKNVARLETSLGLRLFQRSTRKLTLTEGGERLLHQVAGALGTLADAVAGAAEADRQPAGTLKVSMGQAFGREYVVPLLGEFLARYPAVLPDWHFDNRQVDLIGEGFDAAIGGGIELTPGLVARELARIHVVAVAAPHYLAGKAMPSHPAELAALDSIVRRSSPTGRIRPWTLRNTAGDEVAVNTRPRLIFSDPEAICRAAMQGLGVALVPMPFALPGLQSGALLRLLPGWYDDAGPLSLYYSSKKLLPAKTRVFVDFVVEQFRAGRFAQRMHGASPAPG
- a CDS encoding SDR family oxidoreductase, with protein sequence MSQATSPKPILGGKAAFVTGGSRGIGAAIVRRLAQDGAAVAFSYASNDAAARDLAASIEAAGGRAIPLRVDSADADALRSAIDQAAHAFGRLDILVNNAGVLKLGAVDQVSLEDFDLTLKVNVRAVFVAIQAALRHMGEGGRIINIGSTNAERMPFAGGGVYAMSKSALTGLVQGFARDLGPRGITINNVQPGPVDTDMNPADGPMASTMHSFMALSRHGRGDEIAGMVAYLAGPEAGFVTGASLNIDGGFAA
- a CDS encoding MarR family winged helix-turn-helix transcriptional regulator, whose product is MSDAGSLEDSVFLKLVRVVNLTARPFQQRVGRRHQLTLNEWRTMAVLGRQPGLTATQLAEATGLDKMAVSRALAGLKRHKRLHRHEDPTDQRRSRLYLSSEGKALHAIVSVEARAREAELFALADAQELGRLGATLDKLIASVTQAGSEQSRTACPRGPT
- a CDS encoding alpha-ketoacid dehydrogenase subunit beta, which codes for MSSDTAPERGAAATVGELNYAEAAALAVQREMEADARVVVLGEDVGRGGIFGQYKGLQQRFGAERVIDTPISEAAIMGAGVGMALAGLRPVVEMRVVDFALCGMDELVNQAAKNRFMFGGQGRVPLVARMPGGIWDASAAQHSQSLEAWFAHLPGVVVVCPSTPQDNHSLLRAALQCGDPVVYIEHKNLWGLRGAVDESLDVPLGKAARLRAGDALTMVSWSRQLQACSAACDVLAAEGIAVELIDLRTLWPWDREAVFGSCARTGRLLVVHEAVQAGGFGAEIAASAAEATGCRIARLGAPRIPVGYAPVLEAQSRVGAGRIADTARALCR
- a CDS encoding thiamine pyrophosphate-dependent dehydrogenase E1 component subunit alpha, with product MNTEISETERLALYRMMRRIRAFENAAEVASQGGVSAYGQEAAGAARVRGPLHLSTGQEAVAAGVCAHLAKADYLTSTHRGHGHTLAKGADLTRMMCELFGKASGFNGGKGGSMHIADFSVGMLGANGVVAAGLPIAVGAAHAQKLQRKDAITVCFFGDGAINRGPFLESLNWARVYALPVLFVCEDNQWSATTASGPMTAGDGASARADALDIAATRVDGNDVFAVHAAARTLVGEVRSGLGPRLLHALTYRVKGHVSVDPAGYRDPAELAAALETDPIERARMRLLAGGAEAAVLDAIEHEAQAEVEAALAVADAAPWPEAAAAFTDVQSTGAGQWT